A stretch of DNA from Telopea speciosissima isolate NSW1024214 ecotype Mountain lineage chromosome 5, Tspe_v1, whole genome shotgun sequence:
agaattCAACAACTATCCTTTCTTCCACTCTCTCTCTgaatctttgattttcttacgtttttatttttatttttgacaaagatatatttcaaacattttattattattggattgttaaacgaatcggataataatcggtcagaTAGGGGgagggattatcatattcgtattcaattagttttcggacggattcggattcttctaaatggatatgaatgcAGATCGAATACAGATTTTCGAAGACAATTAACTTTAATTAGAATTTTTTCAGAAAGCCAACCACCTATATTCCAGAATATAAATCTTAGACATAACTGCAACCAGATTCCAAATCAAAATCTATTCCAAGTCCAGGTAGTTCCTCGATCCATTCCATTAACCTCTTAAgattcctattccatttgcATCAACATTATTCTCTAAAACAGTGAATTAAAAATCACAATTATGGCAACCCtggatttttttaatgaataaacTAGCAGTCCAGTGAAGCAAAAGGTGAGCTATCAGTGAAGAAGTCACAAAGCAAGAGAGAGGATCAATACAAATAGAGGGTCTGGACTGATTCACAACAAATGGTGAAATTGCTAAAGGAATCAAAGATATAGATGATAGCCATGGGAATTTAGATAGATCATAGTTCAGACCCATCTCAAAAGAAGCAAAGGTAGAGCCATGACATTGTCTAACATGGTACATTTCACATTTCTCTGAAGATGTTTTCGATATATAGCTTACATATGCCACTCTTGGCATAGGCATTAGACTGTCTGATCCATTCTACAGAGTCCTCTGTCTTGAAGAACCTGTCAGCCATTTTATCATCTCATCCTGGTTTAGCTGTTCTATACCACATTACCACCACTCAAATCAGCCCCAGAATAGTTAGACTCATATTGCACAGACAGGCAGCAAGATGAACCAGATTAAAAATCATGGCTGCCTGATACATGCAACAATACAAATTAAGTGGCCAAGCTCATCCCAACTGAAACTAGGGAGCAGCAAGCACATGGTTGTAGGCATATCTTTACCACATTACACTCTGAACACAGTGGTCAATGTTTCAGGAAATTCTATCAAGCTCACAGAGTCACACCTATTGCATAATgccaaatttaaaattaaaaaaaaaaaaagaagctgcTTGTAGCAGCAAAGTAATCTTTACTATTCTTCCTCTACTTGATAAACAAAAGATGCTTTTCCACAATCAAGGCAGAGCAGACAACACATGATACATGGGCAAAAAGATTTCCAGGAACTCATTTATACATTACAAATGCTAGAATAAACTAAAACATTGGCATTTCTAGTGTCCCCATTCGAACCCAATTCGAGTTCTGCCAGACCCTTTATCATGGCCATCACGCATCGAAGATCCAGCACTTGCACTCATGGTCCCTCCACTACCAACTTTTTCCATTGCCTTCTTACCCTTCTTCACCTCCATTAAGAACTCCTCAGCAGCCTTCTCAAAATCAActggcccagttcttggaccTGCCATCTCAAGGGCACCAGTAAATCCTTTATCAGCCTTGAAACGGTCTGTCTTCATAATCTTCTCCAGCTGCTCGTCTGCACCTCCATACATATCAGCGTCTGCATCCTTCTTGGGTTTGTACAAGCTGGAGAGTGTAGATTGAGCAGTAAAGAGGCCTTTATCATATAAGTTGTATTGATCATCCGTAGCAAATCCAGAGTCCATTCCTTTCTCCTGGTTGAAGAGCCTCTGGTCATACATCAACTCACCACGTGCAGCTCCAGTACTAGCCATACCAAGTGCAACCTTCTCACTGATATCACGATCTCTATCTCTAGTAATCTTACTCTTCTTCCCCATTGCAGCATCTTTTGCTTCCAACCGTCTTTCACGCTCCCTCTCCCGACGATGTTCTTCACGTATCTTTTCTCGTAGCAACcgctcctctctctcctccttcgtCTCCCTTGGGGGctccctatctctctccttcaccCGTTCACCATCACCCCTCATTTCACTGTCCATCATGCCCTTGTCAGCAGGGACGGGAACAGCAGCAGGAGCTGCACCACCAGTCGTCTCAGAACGAGCTTTCTGAGCCAATGCACGCAGCTTTTGctccttcctttccttgtcTTTCTGCCACATTTCTTTCTGGACCTTTGCTCTCATTGCAACAGCTTCTCTAGCCTTCTGTTCTGCAACATTCAATGACTCCGAAACCTGGGCAAATTTGTCATTGACTTGAACCTCATGTAGACCTCTTCCATCCGCTGCCAGACACTTATCAAGTGGGATGGTATACCCTTTTGGATTTTTCCAATTTGAGATGCAAGGATTGACCTTAGCAGCAGCCGAACGCTCGGCCTCCCTGGTATTGAAGCGTTGCTTGAACCAAGGGTCATTCGAGTAGTCATAAAACGTTGCAGTCGAGCACTTTGCAGGAGGAAGCAGGTCTTTCAGAGCCACCATGACCACACCAGGGCAAAGCGAGAACCTGATGAAAGATAAGGATTGAGCAacctgaaaggggaaaaaaacggAAAATACattagagaaaaaaacaaataatccTTATACATAGATGCAGACATGAAAAGAAACCTTCATTAGAGATCTTGAACCGAGAAAAGGCATGAATCTTAGGAAGGGGAGAAATAGAAATTTAAacaacaaaaccctaaacataGATTCAATGACAACAGAGTCCCCAAATCATACAATGGAATCAAAGAGATGCATACACATTTTTAgataatattttgaatctttgatacagaaaccaaaaccctaaatcaggattttgtaaaaagtacTCAAATCTAATACCCAAAAGCAAATTTCATTGCATAATAATAGACAGTTAGATTTTTATTATACTATGAGAATGAAGTATCTAAGGAGGTAATTACTACAATGGTAAGAGCACCGCTAATGGTCCACTCAGAAGGGGTGGATAATACAATTAAAGCCTCTCCAGTTGTGATAGCCTATCTGGAAGTTATTGGAACACAGAATACATAGAAGAGATACAAGCACTGAAGACAAACAGTACCACAAAAATATAGAGAAAAACTCTTGAATTATTACTTGAAAGCAAAATTTCAACTTCAAAACCAGTTATACAGTTACTTGGTTACATCAAGCATGCATTAAGAACCTGGTAATAAATAGGAGAGGAAAAACCCATTAAAGTACAGCCTCCTTATCAAGCAACCATTCCTGAGCAATTCTTACAATTacagatgaattttttttttgggggggggggggggaccaaatTCTTGGTCTCGACTGTATAGTTATAAGAATCCGACCAAAGTTGTATTCCTACTATAAGGCCAGTGAAATTTTTGGGAAGATAAACCACAAGCTTATGCAGCTAGTGTTCTATTAAATCAACCATCCAAAAGAGAGAAGCTGaacaaatacccatttttcAAATCAACCAATCATAGCTAAAGAGAGAAGATCTCAAGAAATATtccaacaacaactcagccatATCCCAACTATCTCAAGAAATATTCCAACGGAAACAAATCAAACAAGATTGTCCTGGAAGACAAATAATCTCTATTGATAAATTACTATTGAAGAAAAATTAAGGTGGCACACAATATAAGAAATGCAACGGAAGGTACATAAAATGCATTAAATTCGGGTTCTGACAGTAGACTCTGTAAGGAGCAAAAAGAGGAACACAGAAATGATTTTTTCTAACCAATCTAATAACAGTGACAAACCAAACCATAATCCCAATGATAACCTACAGCTGTTGCTGCAAGGTTACAGCCAGATGATTCCAGCTTAGTtgagatttttatctctccttTCAGTTGAAGACGTATGTAATCTTCTGCAGATGTTAATAATGGCTTTTATTTGGGcattttgaaagaaagaaattcaaaatgttttgaggactattgagtattgacctgatatctttttttttgggctttattttgaggcatttcttCAGAATCCATATGCTAGTTCTGATCCTTATGTCTAAATATTGTTCATATTTATTATCTCGTGAGTCAAATGCAGTGTAGCTCCAATTTGGAAGCTTCTGCTAACCTGGGGTATTAGAAGAGTTTCTTTACAAAAGCTCCATTCTGGTTTCTTGGATTTCCAAAAAAGAAAGTTTGCTgaaatatttaattttaaatgaaAGTAGTGTCCAACCAAAGCCATATCTGAGCTTATTTAAAGTGGATTTGAGTTAATTATGGGATACACTATGTTTAGTGGCGTGTTGTTGCTTCACTTGTTTTGCATACAATGTTTTTTCCTTCAGATGCGGGGTAAGAATGTTGCTAGATATTAACATCTGCAAAAGATTACATACATCTTCCACtgaaaggagaaataaaaatttgaacTAAGCTGAATCATATCACCAGAATAAATCACTAAATACAGGAATGCATCATATTCTGATGTGAAATTGATGAGTACTGCCAGAATGATCAAGCTATTGGTCCCTAAGACCATATTCCATGCATGTGACACACAAGTCAGGAGAATCCTTCACTTCTTAATTTCATCAAGAAGTCACTAGTCTTTCCCCATCAGTACGTTTCTCTTTGGTTAAAAAGAATTAAAGAGGATTTGAGTATCAAGTTACTTGGACCTAGTTTTGAGCTAGGAAACTTTGCGGCAGTACCATAGGAGGATCAGTAATACAGAAGTTTATAATCCTAGATGACTATCTCTGTTTGCGAGGCAGGGTCTGTAAAAAGGAATATTATATTCTATAACATAGCACCTAAACCAGATTCCTTGAAGTAAAAAATTCATGACATATGACTAAAGTTTCTAATCATTTATTCATTTTCCTCTACTAAGCAGGGCATAAAAAAATAGTTGTGAAAGACATATGGTCTAAATGGAAATGAGCATGGAATCAATGTGTCTCAAAAAGAGCATAACATCCCTTTGACAAAAGCTTCATAAGCCTTGTAATAGAGCATATCATCCAAATGGAGTGGGAGGGGATCCCAGTTCAGCTACACAAAATCTGCTTCTCATAACAACCCTTTTTTAGGAATCCTGCCTATGATTGGGAGGAGCTTTTAtactttgttttggttttgtttgtttttcatTCTATCCAGGAAAGGCTCTTATTTTCTCTAGCTTTCCTAAGACCAGTCTGAGTCAGCCTTACACTAGTCTATATAAGCATTTACAAGCTTACAGTCACCCCACGATTTTTGTTGAATGAAATTTGCTTTCAGCTTAAGGTTCTGTGGGATTCAGAACGTGTTCTGCTTTCAGTTGTTGTTGTTAACTCTGGTTTAAGGGTTTCAGTTCACTAGTTAACATCTGTTTTCTGGTAACCTACTTCAAGTACACTTCCTATCTTAACTTTGGTTTATTGTCATAAAATCCTGCCATCGAATTCTGCTATTCTAGTTTCCTGAACTAGTACCATCAGGATTTCCTCATAGCCGAGAATACTAGTTCATCACATTATGATCCAACTTTGTGGGAACAACCACCTGTCTGAAACAAACCTTCGACCAGAATTTGGCCTCAAATCCGATCTGTCTTTGATCAGATATTTAATCTTCTCTAATCTGGTTTACAGTTCCTTAACTATGGTTCTAAAAATCCTAAGCTCCAAGTCGAGTAGAATACCCATTACTTTATTTCTTCCAGAACTCGACATTCTCATATTCCCTTACCTATTCTCGTTTAATTTTTTATCCTACCcactatgagagagagagagagagagagagagagagagagaggaaggctTACCTGAAATGAATTGGAAGAAACTCAGATCTTCGGCTACGGCTCTGAAACAGAGAGGAGCAGTTCACAGACGGTGGAGAATTTCAATAGGGCTGTGTAAACcaaaagcatatatatataacagaaATTTTGAGATTGCCAGAAGAAAACAGAAGAGAAGCCCAAATCCGCAACGGAGACGAACACCAAAATCCTAGTCGTACCAACCCTCTTAACGGTTATGGTTTTTTCACTAATTTGTGTTTACCACGTGGCCAACTTTGATTGGGTTGACACATGACAAATAAGGTCAGGACTTGGGATCTACGTGTCAAAAAATTCAATCCCACGTGGCAAATATGAATATTGCTCCAAAACcgcttctttttgttttttttttttgaattgaattgggagttttttagattttttgagaaaattatttaaacacccctgtactatggccattttgcttatgATCATCaacgtttcaaacaattacttaacACCCTctgaaacctgacggtgttagtttgctgttagtggttgaatgaaaaaatccattttacccttatcacatattcaatagaaaaacaGTGAAATAGGTTGAATGGAtaagtccattttacccttattacataTTCAATAAACAGTGAAATTGATATATTTACCCCCCTtaccctcctccttcttcctgcAACACCACTGCCCCTACCCCCTACTGCATTGCATCTGCAACAAGACTGTTCGGTGCCCgtggaatggaaaaaaaataatttgaaatgaCCTTATGAATTCCATATTTCTAGATACAAAGGTTGGTTCTAGGGTTCTTGGGGATTGATTCCATCTCATTTTAAATTCAGAGACAGAATAGAAATTGGTGCTCAAGAACCCAAAATCCAGTCCAAAAAGAACCAAACATAAGAAATTTGTAAGGATCCCTCGTTTTTTCAATCTTAGACgttaatgaaattttttcaatttctcaaaCGAATTTCCCGCCCCCCATCCGTAGAGCACCTTTCCAATTCAATAAAAACGAAATTCCTTCAGTAATCAAGGTTTAACAGCTAAACATATGGTTTCAAAACCGGAGTTGTTCAACCAATGCTCCCAAGAAAAAAGTTTCAAATCTGATCGAATTACCTTGGAAATTTGCCGGCCTAGCCAAACCTGGATTTTTCTCATTTGATTCAGCCATATTGATTATCTACAAGAAAAATCCACAAGACGAAAAGAACCTAATTCAGACCACCTTTATAGTTCATAAACCCATAAACCCATTATAGATAGATAAAACCCCGGTAGCGACAAGCAGGAAGGCATAAAAAAGAAAGGTCAAACACACAAAACCCAGAAGGCAAATTCACAAAGATAATCTCATAAGAACAATGATCCAGAAACCTACAGAGACCCTTCTACCAATCTGTGGGCTTTCGACGAACAAGCCGAAATTCCAACCTTCCAGGGTCAATATTGATCATCCACCGGAATTCCCAACTCCTAACCCGAAGAAAAGAGGGAACTACATAGAGGACTCTATTGAAATAATCAATAGAGTCCAATTCGACCTTTCCGGctgccccttttttttcttcacgcACAACCATTATGCTTTTGTTCTCTTTGATTCTGACTCGACCTTTCAAGCTTAATCTTCAAGGATGCCTTTATGGTTTTTGAAACAGCAGCCATGGCTGCGGGTTTTTTTTTCGGTTgcaggaggaaggaggaggagaaggggtaaatatgtcacttcactacaccttaagggtagtttaagtatttacaaaatatttaaCCCATGGTAACGGTAACTGACTAATGGACAAGgttacttgaaagaaatggtaaactacAGGGgatgttcaagtaattgtttaaaaaattagaaagaataAATAATTACACCATAATAAAGGaggtgttcaagtaattttcTATATAATTTTCTTTAAGTCGGAACTGGGAAGGGAGACATGAAGCGCACCACTGCTCACCAGACTTGAGGACATGAAGCGCGCCACTGCTCACCAGACTTCTTTTTACTTTCTTTACCCCGCAAAAGTCCACTGTCTTTACTCCTTCGATTCGCCGAGCATCCATTCTTGCCGATACTCGAACTTTAATCTCATTCAATCGCAGCGGCGTTTTCTTTTCTGCATTGAGCTTTCGATATGGATCTCCGAAAATTGATTAGCAACCAAACTGATGTCTCTTTAGTACTATCGAAGAGCTTATTGTTAACGGAAGCGAAGGAATCCAATCTTGTGTTCTCTCCCTTGTCGATCCATGTCGTTCTGAGTGTGATGGCTGCGGGTTCCAAGGGTCCAACCCTAGACCAGTTGCTTTCCTTTCTCAAGACGAAAAGCAATGGAGATCTCAACTCGTTTG
This window harbors:
- the LOC122662778 gene encoding SNW/SKI-interacting protein A-like produces the protein MVALKDLLPPAKCSTATFYDYSNDPWFKQRFNTREAERSAAAKVNPCISNWKNPKGYTIPLDKCLAADGRGLHEVQVNDKFAQVSESLNVAEQKAREAVAMRAKVQKEMWQKDKERKEQKLRALAQKARSETTGGAAPAAVPVPADKGMMDSEMRGDGERVKERDREPPRETKEEREERLLREKIREEHRRERERERRLEAKDAAMGKKSKITRDRDRDISEKVALGMASTGAARGELMYDQRLFNQEKGMDSGFATDDQYNLYDKGLFTAQSTLSSLYKPKKDADADMYGGADEQLEKIMKTDRFKADKGFTGALEMAGPRTGPVDFEKAAEEFLMEVKKGKKAMEKVGSGGTMSASAGSSMRDGHDKGSGRTRIGFEWGH